The nucleotide sequence GTATATGTAGCATAAGAATTATCAAATTCTACAACAGGGTTAAAATTAACGTTCTTTGTCGCGTTATCTCGGTAAGTAGGCTCTTGACCAGCAGTATTTACCGTTGCATCAGCTCCATTTCCTTGGTCACTCCACAAACCTACACTTTGTCCATCAGTATATGCTAATCCATCAGTTCCTTTAAGCCATAATCCTAAATTTGTAGTAACACCTCCAGGAGCTTCAGTGTTTATTCCAGTTCCTTGAATATTAAATACATATGTGAATTCATCACTATCATTATTTGCAATGGTTAACGTTGCAGATCTTAACCCTACTGCGCTAGGGTCAAAAGTTATTGCAAATGTTGTATTACTAGCAGCAGAAATTGGTGTATTTGGAATAGTTGTTACTGTAAAATCGGCTGCATTTGTTCCAGAAACTACTACATAAGGTGAAATACCAGTTAGGTTTAAATTATTTACAGTTCCTAAATTTTCGATAGTAAAAGTGTTTACGTTTGTAACACCAGTTATATGTACATTTCCAAAATCTGTACCATCTGTCAAAGATGGGGTTAAGTCATTATTTACTATATCTACAGAGTTTCCAGTTATATTTATTTCTTGAACAGTTGAAGTCCCATAGCCTTGAATATCAAAATTATAAGGGTTTTCATCACTATCGTCATTAGCAATAGTTAGTGTAGCTGTTCTTAAACCAGCAGCACTTGGGTTAAAGGTTACTGTAAAAGTCGTACTTCCAGAAGCAGCAATTGGTGTTGTTGGGTTTGTAGTAACACTAAAATCAGCAGCATGAGTACCAGAAACTGCTACATAGGTAGGTCCAGTACCAGTTAGGTTAAGTACTCCAGTATCAGTATTTTGAATAGTAAATGTGTTAGCATTAGATCCTGCTGCTACATCTATATTACCAAAATTTGTATCATCAGTTAGTGAAGGTGTTGTATCTCCATCAACAATAGATACAGCATTACCTTGGATGTTTATTTCGGGAGTTAGAACGCAAGCTCCTCCTCCACCAGATACATTAAAATAAACTGTTGTTCCAGAAGCATTAGCCCCCGCTCCAGAATTAGTTAATACAGTAGCTCCTCCTGAAGTAATTGTAACATTAGATGCACCACCATTCCAACCGTCTCCATAGATGTCATACATGATGATATAATAATTTGAGGCATCACTTAAGCATCCCAAGTTTAATGAGGTGCTATAAGTTCGATTGCCTCCATCATAAGCATCATCAATTGTAGCTATAGTTGTCCCTCCTGGGGTATAGATTACTACACGATTTTCTCCAGACCAACTAGGCCAATTAACAGAAACAATAACTTCTGATGTTTGTGAAGAAGCATTCGTTGAAAGTAGCATACCTAATATAAGTATACTAGACCTTATTAAAAAAGTATTTTTTTTCATAAGAGGTTAAATATTAGTTTGGGACTAATTAAAATTTAAGCAAATATATACTAGTAATCCATGAAATGCAAATAAAATCGATAAACGGTAAGTTGTAAAATTAAAATATTGATTATCAATTGTTTATTTTTTTAAGATTTAACTCATTTTTAATGATTTTTTACTATTTATTTGTTTTTAAGGCTTTTTTCTACTATAAAAAAGAAGATTTCGTAAGAATATACTTAATCTATACCATTTAGGGTTAAGAGTTAATCATTTATAATAAATGAGTTAACTTATAGTAATAAAAAAGGCGACTTAATAAGGTCGCCTTTTTTATTACTATATATTTAAAAATTTAATTTTTTATAAGTTTTTTAATAACATTTTTCCCAGTATTAGTATCAGTTATCTTAAGAAAATATGCACCTTGAGATAGTGTATTTAATGAGCTAATTCTAAGCTTTCCATTGTTATTTGTTGATGTTGTATTGATTGCTCTACTTCTAATGTCATATAGAATAAGTTCTACATTATCACTATTTACGTTTAATGGTAGCTCTATATCTATTGAGTTTTTAAAAGGGTTTGGATATACATTTGCTAGATTAAGAATGTTATCTTTGATATTTAAAGGGTCTTCAACAGTTACTACTACTTCACTTCTTGGGCTTACTATATTTTCAATTTCCCAATCATAAAAGAAATAATAAAATCCTGTACCAGCATTACTATTTTTTATAGAAATTGAACCATTAGTATATGGGTAGCTTACTGCTGCATTATTTCTATATAGGTTAAACCCTGTAGACATATTAACACTTACTAGTCTTAAATCTGTACCTATAGGTATTAAAAAATCTAAATCGATTTGTTGTACTCCTGAATTTTCAACAAGGATAATTTCTGCATCTAATACCTTACCAGTGTTATCTTGTAATTGTACTTCAATTTCACCAGCTTGTTGAGCGTTAATGGTAACTTTATTTAATCTAACAATTTCTGTTGCATCAAAAACTAAATAACGCTCAGTAGATCCACCAGCAAAGAAACCTCCATTTACAGCATTATCGGTTGAGCCTACGTTTCCTTTTGTAATTTCATCTTCAGCAAAATACGATCTAGTTGCTGTTAAAGTAGGAGTAGTATAATTTGCTCCTACATATACAGGTGTAGTATCATCAATATTTTCATACCAATTAATTGTACCTGAGCCTGTAGCTGATAAAGATGCAGTTTCTCCACTATTAATTGTTACATCACTAGCTGTTGGTGCAGATGTAGTTGCTACTAGAGTTACATTTTGTATGGTTGTAGCATTGTCTACTACAGTTGTAGAAATTGTTTGTGATATATATCCAGGTGCTGAATAAGTAACATTATATGTACCTCCTTTTACTAATTTTTGGTATTCGCCTAGACCAGATTCTGACATTCTAAATGTATTTAATTTATCATGTCCTACAATTTCTATTTTTGCTACAACTGGATTTCCAGACTCATCAGTTATAAATCCTTGTATTCCGTAGTTTGCTTGCTTTATAAAGTCTAAGAAAGCTTGTTTATTATATGTCCAATGAGCAGGTAAATTTGGACCACTTACCCATTTAGTATCTGATAATTCAAGAGTAACTTCTTTATCTCCATGATAAAAATTCATAAAATCTTGTCTTCCTCCATAAACTCTGTACCATTCTGCACCATGAGTTACACCTGGACTCACAATATAATGTGAATCATCGTCAGCTGTCATATATCCAGAAGGACTATTGTTTTGTGCGTTTGTAGCATACTCAACAGAAATATATTCAAAGTAATCAGTATCAGCATGAGTATATTGACTTACATAAGCATTATCATAAGGGTAATTAACTAATTCAGTACCTCCATGTAAATTTGCAGATAGCACAAAGTTTTTGCTTTTGGCATAATTAATAAATGCTATAGTTTCATCTTCATAAGTACCATCATAGTGTAATCCAGCTACATTATCAGGGTAATTTCTGTTTAAATCTTGACCACTATCGTTAGCTCTTATTGGGCTACTAATTACATCAGTATCACCTAATCTATATGATCCATCTGGATTAGCATTAGGATTGATGTAGATTTCAGTTGAGTTAACTATGTTGGTAACTTCAGTATCTGTGCCATAGTTTGTTAGTAAATAGTCAATTAACCTAATCATTAACGGAAAACCTACTAATTCATCACCATGCATTGTAGAAGTATAGAAAAATTCAGGTTCCCCTTCATTAACGGACACATTATCAGTAATTTTTAATACTAATAGCTCTCTACCGCTTTGTGTTGTTCCAATACTTTCTAAAGAGCATAAAGTTGGATAGTTTGTTGCATAGTAATTCATTTTTGCAACATATTCAGAATATTTAGGGTAAGAGTCCCAAGTTGTATCCCAACCTGCTCTTCGTCTTGAGTTTTCTGTTTGTACTAGTAAGTCTTTTTTAGATGATTCACTTACATGTGGATTAAATGGCAATTCATTATCATTCTTTGATACGTCGTATGATAATCCATATTCTAAGAATTTCGAAAATGTTTTTTTGTTAGCATAAGCTTCAACTATTAATTCACCTCTTTTAATAGGTTTATGTCCTAAAGATAAAAATGAAGAAATTTCTTCCAATTGTTCAATTGAGTTGGCTTTAAATGTAAAGCATACTTCTCCTTTAGTTTCTAGGTAAGCTTCTGCTTTTTGTTTAGCTGTATTTTGCGCATAAATATTGCTGCAAATAAGCATAAATAAAATAGGAATAAGAGTAATTTTTTTCATTAGACTTAGGGTTAAAGTTTTTAGAAATTTTTTGCTAATATATAATTATTATCTATAAAATGCATAAAAATCCGATTAAATGCAATATTCTTTTGCGATAAAATAATTAAAGCATTAAAAATAAGCTGTTTACTAAAAATAGATGTAAGAATAATAGTTAGTGCTTTTTTTGATTTGAGAAGGCATAGCTTTATTGTATAAGTAGTTGGCATTCTGTATATTGTTCATTAGTAATAACTCGATTTAAATCAATAAAATGAAGAATACCCGAAGAGTTTTTTTAAAGTCAGGCGCTTTATTAACATCTATAGTACTTTTTCCCTCCTTTACTTCTAAAGCCTCATTAATTAAAGAATCTTCCTTAGATATAGATAATGATAGATTTGATCCATGGATTGAAATAATACCCGAAGCTATAAAACACAATGTAAAAGCTTTATATAAGCTTTCAGGAAATAGGCCCATTATGGCAGTTATAAAAAATAATGGTTATGGGTTAGGTGATGTAAATGTGGCTAAAATATTAGAAGAAATGCCAGAAATTGTTGGTTTTGCAGCTGTAAAAACTGACGTTTGTTTAGCTGTTAGAAATGCTGGAATACGCAAGCCAATATTACACATGGGAATGACAACTGATAAAGATTTTGAAACATTAGTTTCCCATGATATACAATTATCAATATATAATGAAGGAATGCATAAGCTACTTGATGAAATATCTGTAAAAGCTGGTAAGCCAGTGAATGTTCATTTATATATTGATACAGGAATGAGCCGTATGGGAATTCCTTATCATAAAGCTCTTCCTTGGATCGAAAATATTGCTTCAAGTAAAAACATTAATATTCTTGGTGCATTTATGGGATTTACTGAAGAGCCTGAGTATGATAAAATTCAATTAGAGAGACTGAAAAGCTTAAGTAATGAAGTATCAAAAAAAGGAATTGATATAGGTAAGCTGCATGCG is from Pontimicrobium sp. SW4 and encodes:
- the alr gene encoding alanine racemase produces the protein MKNTRRVFLKSGALLTSIVLFPSFTSKASLIKESSLDIDNDRFDPWIEIIPEAIKHNVKALYKLSGNRPIMAVIKNNGYGLGDVNVAKILEEMPEIVGFAAVKTDVCLAVRNAGIRKPILHMGMTTDKDFETLVSHDIQLSIYNEGMHKLLDEISVKAGKPVNVHLYIDTGMSRMGIPYHKALPWIENIASSKNINILGAFMGFTEEPEYDKIQLERLKSLSNEVSKKGIDIGKLHAASSNAIFHFPDSALDMVRPGISLYGAYPTYYEKEKKISELKVAYRFKARIVRVEQLRVGDSVSYGRNYIAKKPVWVATIPIGHADGYIRNAVKGAKILVNGKVYPVIGAVSASHTIIELGSSKEVEVGDVAILEGPDHIEIHPNHISDVTGTSVYDILMHLSSRLPKSIV
- a CDS encoding M14 family zinc carboxypeptidase codes for the protein MKKITLIPILFMLICSNIYAQNTAKQKAEAYLETKGEVCFTFKANSIEQLEEISSFLSLGHKPIKRGELIVEAYANKKTFSKFLEYGLSYDVSKNDNELPFNPHVSESSKKDLLVQTENSRRRAGWDTTWDSYPKYSEYVAKMNYYATNYPTLCSLESIGTTQSGRELLVLKITDNVSVNEGEPEFFYTSTMHGDELVGFPLMIRLIDYLLTNYGTDTEVTNIVNSTEIYINPNANPDGSYRLGDTDVISSPIRANDSGQDLNRNYPDNVAGLHYDGTYEDETIAFINYAKSKNFVLSANLHGGTELVNYPYDNAYVSQYTHADTDYFEYISVEYATNAQNNSPSGYMTADDDSHYIVSPGVTHGAEWYRVYGGRQDFMNFYHGDKEVTLELSDTKWVSGPNLPAHWTYNKQAFLDFIKQANYGIQGFITDESGNPVVAKIEIVGHDKLNTFRMSESGLGEYQKLVKGGTYNVTYSAPGYISQTISTTVVDNATTIQNVTLVATTSAPTASDVTINSGETASLSATGSGTINWYENIDDTTPVYVGANYTTPTLTATRSYFAEDEITKGNVGSTDNAVNGGFFAGGSTERYLVFDATEIVRLNKVTINAQQAGEIEVQLQDNTGKVLDAEIILVENSGVQQIDLDFLIPIGTDLRLVSVNMSTGFNLYRNNAAVSYPYTNGSISIKNSNAGTGFYYFFYDWEIENIVSPRSEVVVTVEDPLNIKDNILNLANVYPNPFKNSIDIELPLNVNSDNVELILYDIRSRAINTTSTNNNGKLRISSLNTLSQGAYFLKITDTNTGKNVIKKLIKN